The genomic segment aaatgctagcatttctaatcatttcaaaaaaatgcCAAATCTTTTGACAATACTCAAAATATCTCTCTCATAATAACTTCcttttctctctccctcaactcATTCCTCTCAACTTTCACTAgaaaaaaattcatgggtaaagtaaaatataagagaactcaatgtaataGCAAGTATTTTTTACTTATGACactaaaatactgcatttcgaacagatctgggcataatttttgagttttttttgcgattttttttagatctgaaactttgaaatctgcagaaaatcgacatagttcgatggtgctcgatgtcaGCTCGATGGggtcttcaaaatcaagattttcatgaaaaaatcgatgttgctcgatagtggtgtccgtttgggatgattttttcatgaaaatcttgattttgaaggcctcaTCGAGCTAGCATTGAGCAtcatcgaaccacgtcgattttctgcagatttcaaagtttcagatctgaaaaaaatcgcaaaaaaaactcaaaaattatgctcagatctgttcgaaatacaGTATTTTAGTGTCATAAGTAAGGAATACTTGCtattacattgagttctcttatattttaccttacccatagAGTTGAGATGAATgggttgagagagagagagggaagagagaagaagaagttgAAGGAAAAATTATGAGataggtattttgggtattgtcaaaagatgcatttttttttaaatgattagaaatgctagcatttttttgatttagtatatctcattaagcataaaaactcaaatttcccttatcAAATGGTTAGGCTTGTAATTTGCTTTTAAAAGTCCTAGTCTCAATATATTGTAGGACTAGAGGAAAAGCCTAATTGTAGCAAGTATAATCTGTTCATATATTGAAAAATTAGTATTTAATGATTTTGTGATAAATCTTTAACAGACACGAAAGTGAAGAGCTTCCAAAAGCACCAAGATCAACAAACAACAAAAATTTAATCGTTGTTTCTTTCATTTTTCAttgaaaataaaagaaagaaaaaaaatggaaatatCAAATAGGGCATGCACAAATAACTAGGCTATGTTTGGTAGTCTGAGTAGTGTAGACAACAATCTACAACAGAGGACCTAAATACAATCAATCAATAATATGACAACACTACTGTTAATCAAACAAGTCCTAACTCTCAATACTACAAAAGTACAAAACGCATTGTTAAGCCTAGCATTTTCAAGTTCCAGCTCGTGCCTACATTTCTAATATTACATTATTTCACATTGTTATGTGATCAATCACAATTTCAAGTCCCTTCCAAATTCAACAAGCTCCCTTTCTTCTCACTTTTCTCCACATAAAGATTTGGCAGCTTGTAAGGCAAAATAAGTAAGAATGATGTCAGCGCCAGCCCGTCGGAGGCACATCAGTGATTCTAGCATAACCTTCTCTTCGTCGATCATTTTCAGTACTCCTCCGGCCTTGATCATTGCATATTCACCGGATACCTATACACAACAATTATATATAGAAGAAAACATGTCAAGAGTTTTCTGTGTAAGCTTAAAATATGCTTATTCCTTGGCTGATTAACACTAAATTCCCATGCAACAGAAAGCCAAAATGGTATTTTCCAAATGTAAGTACtgtttttttttacatttattttcTATCTTCTGACAAGTGAAACAAGTGAAAGTAAGCCAATACTATTCTGAAGGATTTGTTTCGCAAGCATAATAGATTCTTGCCTACTTAAATTACCTGATATGCAGCAATAGGTAAAGAAGAGTTATCTCTGAGTAGTCTTATAATATCTAAATAAGGCAGACCGGGTTTCACCTGTAATAAAAGTTTAGGTAATGTGAGAACGAATGAAGTTTCTTAGTATGTTCAATAATCCACAACAAAGAATACCCACCAACAGAATATCAGCTCCTTCAGCCTCATCTTCACGGGTCTCAACTAAAGCTTCTCTATAATTTGCTGGGTTCATCTGATAACTTCGGTTTTGAAAGCCACATATCAGAAAAGAAGTCAGCATTCGATGTATCAAGTTAACGTAACTTGTCATTTAAATCAACTGTGAAAAATGCATACGTCTTTTTGTCACCAAATCGTGGATTTGAGTCTAGTGCTTCCCGAAATGGACCATAAAATGAACTTGCATACCTGTTATGGACAAGGAAAACAAGTTGGTAAAACGGATCGTGTAAATAAATCTACCTTCAATATGAATATAAAAGAATATTAACCATAGACACACGACTGGTTTGTCGAACAAAAACAAGATTTAGTGGGTCATTAAACTGTAATTTGTTTAAAGAGACAAACACAAAGGTTCATAGAATGGAATCAGGGAAGGGAGAAACATATGCATTGAAACTGAGGAACCAAAGGGTAGGGCAAAGGAGGGAGTCCAGCTTAATCAGTGACACAAAAATGTAAGTTCTAGTTTGGGAAAACAAAAACAGTGGTAAGAATAAAAATATTACTTTGCTGTGTAGGACATGATAGAAACGTGATGAAAGCCTTCAGCATCGAGAGCAGATCGAATTGCTCCAACACGACCGTCCATCATGTCACTAGGACTGACAACATCTGCTCCAGCTCGAGCCTGTTATTTGAAGTGAAAAAGAGGCAAAGCAAACCTGGTTAGGTCATAGTAGTAGCAAATGCATAATGCATTAGTGACACAGATGTCATAGCAATACATATTGTAATCACAAGCAAAAACACAGTTCCAATTCAGAAGTCCAGGAAATTGGCATGGATGCAGAtaataagaataagaataaggttaatGGTAAATTACACACTTAAATGACTGAAGCAATAATTAACAAAGATGGCAGAAATAATGCAACCATCAATTACCTGGGCTACAGCTTGTTTGCACAATTGATGTACAGTCTCATCATTCAATATTACTCCTGCAGTGGATCAAGTTTCAGTTTTGCATCAGCAACTAGAAAGTCTTCTATCTAAATGAAATCACCTATTCTAGGAAACGCATTGGCTTGAAATCTTAATAAACATTTAAATTTGATGGTAATTGTTAGAAAAATCATTCATATACTTTTCCTTGaaataaataacaaaaagaatgatagaaaatCATAAAGCATTACTGTGCCTCACCATCTTCCCTAACGATACCATCATGCCCATCGGATGAGTAGGGATCTAAAGCAACATCAGTGTAGATTACCTGCAAAAAGGTGGACAGAACAATTTATAAAATGATCTATTAATCAAAATTATTCACAATATTCTTAAGAACTCATCACCCTAAAAACTATTATAGGTATGGTGACTTACAAGATCAGGGAACTTGTCCTTGAGCAACCGGATTGACCGCGGCACTAAACCATTCTCATTGTAAGCTTCATCTCCTGTTGGAGTCTGTACGAGACAACCCAATTATACTATGTCATCATATAGAACATGAGATTAACATACAGAATCAAAGTAAGAACCTTTAAACCATCTGGAACTTTGGGGAAAAGCACAATACTATTAACACCAACATCCCGGGCCTTCGAAACCTGCTCAACCAAATAGACACTTATATTGTTACATCGTAGTGTGCAGGAAATCGAAAACAAACAATGAGAAATCATGTTCTAAATACCTTTATAATAAGATGTTCACTTACTCTAAAgaaatgtgatatttttttttaaacaagctCCCTGCCTAAGCCTACAATATTTGGGGACCAGAAAACAGTAGCAATTGCTATATAAGTACCTAGGAGGGACTTGAACCTCAAACCTTGTGGGAGTAAACCACATGCCTAGTCATTTATGCTACCCCTCTTAGGTGAAATATGACATTTAATAGCGATATCAAGTTTACAGAACTACTAAAGCACCAAATACTTCTTTATTGCAAAATACTCATAATATCTCATCTCTATATATCGTTCCCAAAAGGAGCTtcatttttggtatttttctcaCTCAGTTACTTTACGGAAGAGAATTTTACAGTTGGGTTCATAGAAAGTACTGATAATTAGTCTCAAAGCCAATCGATTTTGGTAATCCTCTTCAACAGGCCAAACAGGCAAACCATTGGACTACTACCAATAATCTATAAACAACACTTAAGTATGAAACAGTAGGAGATGAGTCATGAATCCAaatcatttaaactatacataatTATGAAACCAAATATAGTATCACCTCTTCCACAAGTCCATGTCTCCAACCAAGCCTATAACATCCAGGCATAGCTCCAATAGGTGTATCCTCCTCACCTGAAAAGTTTTGCAAACTATCAATAGACTCTCATACAATGCAAATTGATAAAACTCCCTCATATAAATCACACATACAGCATCTGAAGTAGAAAAGAGCAAACTAGCAAAAACAAACAGCAGAAGTAATGCAAAACCTTCATGAATAAATAGTGGGTAGACAAAATTCGCAGGGGATAATGTAGTTTCCTGAAATGCTGCTCTAAATGCAGGCGATTTCCTGTTCCGACGAGGACGCCTATTTATTGGCTGACAAAAAATAAATCAAGCTCAAACTATTAAAACTTGATGCATCCATTGAAAAAAACAAAAGGACAATCCCAACAACGTTAACGAATTCTTAGTAGAACATTTGAGTATCTAAATTCAACAAGCTaatcaatttttaaaaaattggcctttcagaaATGATTAATGCTCCATGTCTAACAAATTATCATTCTGATTTAACATTGTATTACTTGTTGATACTTGACATTTTTCCTCCACTAAACTCTTTGTCACCGAAGCTAACACACCATTAAAGttactttttcaaaataaattatcATGATACATACAGCATTTTTAGAAATGAGTAATGCTCTATGCCTCCATATCTAACAAACTATCATTAAAGCACAGCTTAGCTGATTTAACATTGTGTTATTGTTAACACTTAACTTTTTTCCTCTACTAAAACTAACACACCATTAAAGGTACTTTTCTAAAATAAATTATCATGATATATGCAGCATTTTCCTTCAGAAACTCATCAGCAAGTGATATTATTAGGAATTAGTAAAGATGATCAGAGTGGCAACAGAATACTATTAATACAAAGTCATAATAACTAGAATCTAGCAAAACTACAACTCACAAGCGTAGAAACCACAGGAGTTCCAGCTGGTGCCGCCGGCTTCGGAGGCACAGGCGGCGCAACAGGAGCATTCCCGGCCACAACAGCAGCTTCGCATTCAGCATCACTCAAACCCAACTTCTTGAACGGTCCGCTATGCGTTTCGCTAGCTCGCACCACAAATCGACGATTGGTCTTCGCTTTAATCGCTACAGAATTAAAGCTTCTCACACTAACCAAAGGTCGAAGACCGACGTAGCTTTGGCAATCCAAACCCTTGATTGCTCCCACATTAGTGGGCACATTAAGAATCGTCGTCGACGACGCCATTAATTAACCCAAAACACAAACTCTAAACCAAAAAAACCGTTATTTTGGTTGGTTTAGTGTGTGTTTGGATGGCgagaaagagaaaaggaaaatAAAGATGTTAGTTTTAGAGAGAGAAGCGATTATGTATGGGATGAAGGAGATAGGAGAGAGCCAATCGGAGATAGGAGGAAGAAGATGACAGACGTCTTTGGATCGGATTCTATTGGGTCCCACCTAAGGACTCACACCAACTCTTCAAACgacattttttttgtttcaatgtcaaacgacatgtcgttttcataaacttgtttaaatttttttctCTTATTATAATGCAAGTATGAAACAAAGGATAGaaaaataatttgtattaaattacttaaaaaaataatatttgacaaactttttaataataatattgtaaatatTTGAATAATTCTATTTTTTAAGCATATATAAAGTTATATAAAATCAACtttcaaaacaaaataaaataaaataaaattatttaattttttttacttactTAGTAAGTAAATTCTTCAAGAACTTATACTTATATATTTACCGAATAATAAATAacattaattcatttttttttaaataattagcttctggttttactttatttttaatttagaCCAAATTAGGCGAGTCTAATTCGAACGTGACATTGTGCTttctttgacaaaaaaaattataagtaatTAAGCATATACTAAGGTATAAAACTCTGACTTTATTATTGGTAGGTAGGTGTGGTTGATaatatttttgggaaatttcCTGGATTAATATTTATAAAGTTCATTTTGTTGCACTTTAATCTTAATCTAAATTTTTTGGCGCAAAAATCTCTATCGTTACACATTTGGTGCGGATATTCATCCCTCAACCATTAAGTATATAAAGCGGTACACGTGGCAGCACCCGATTGATAGCAAAATTCACATTTGAGAAATTTGCAGCATAAATACCTATGTAGTTTATTTTGTTGCACTTTAATGTCTAACTAAATATTCTGTTgccaaaaaattaacaaaataatttatttacctcaaaaaattactaaaatctaattaacaaattattgatcttaaaaaaaattaaaattcatcttaaaaattgattaaattcttagttttttaaagataatttttttgttatttttgttttaactaACATTTCAATAAGTTGTTAATTAAAatccaacaataaaaaattactaaaactaattatcaaattattgaaatgttaattaaaacaaaaataataaaaaatgcatcttaaaaatttattaaaatcttAGTTTTGTGTAGATgaattgtttttgttttaattaacatttcaataatttgttaattatatttaaataattttttgaggtgaaaaaattattttattttatttttggcaaCAAAATATTTACTTAGGCATTAAAGTGCAACAAAATGAGCTACGTAGATATTTATGCCACAAATTTCTCAAAAGTGAATTTTGCCGCCAATTAGGTGCTGCCACGTGTACTGTTTGACACACTTAACGGTTGAGGGATCAACGCTCGCACCAAGTGTGTAACGGCAGGGATTTTTGCCGCCAAAAAATTTACATAgggatttaagtgcaacaaaataAACTACATAGGGATTAATACCGCAAATTTCCCTAATATTATATtacataattataaaaaatataaaaaaaaaaaattaaaccctTTGGACACATTACATGATGCATAATGTGTGTCAATCAGTTTTGTCTAATATTACTAAAATATTTTTGTGGGTTTATatctgttgaccctcgttttggtcaactgatacGGAGTCAAATACTTGATGTGATggaaggtgttgaaatagatctaatggaaagaacagtaaacgacacgacaaa from the Humulus lupulus chromosome X, drHumLupu1.1, whole genome shotgun sequence genome contains:
- the LOC133803437 gene encoding delta-aminolevulinic acid dehydratase, chloroplastic gives rise to the protein MASSTTILNVPTNVGAIKGLDCQSYVGLRPLVSVRSFNSVAIKAKTNRRFVVRASETHSGPFKKLGLSDAECEAAVVAGNAPVAPPVPPKPAAPAGTPVVSTLPINRRPRRNRKSPAFRAAFQETTLSPANFVYPLFIHEGEEDTPIGAMPGCYRLGWRHGLVEEVSKARDVGVNSIVLFPKVPDGLKTPTGDEAYNENGLVPRSIRLLKDKFPDLVIYTDVALDPYSSDGHDGIVREDGVILNDETVHQLCKQAVAQARAGADVVSPSDMMDGRVGAIRSALDAEGFHHVSIMSYTAKYASSFYGPFREALDSNPRFGDKKTYQMNPANYREALVETREDEAEGADILLVKPGLPYLDIIRLLRDNSSLPIAAYQVSGEYAMIKAGGVLKMIDEEKVMLESLMCLRRAGADIILTYFALQAAKSLCGEK